In Aquiflexum balticum DSM 16537, a single genomic region encodes these proteins:
- the ypfJ gene encoding KPN_02809 family neutral zinc metallopeptidase: MKWQGRRKSSNIEDRRGQRPQNFGGGGGGINPMMLGPLVKILFSKTGLVIIAAFFLITWVTGTNPLSLLAQFTGGGPISQSVNYQPSAEEEALAEMTAVVLADTEDVWNQLMEGYREPTLVLFSGQVESACGFASSASGPFYCPGDEKVYIDLSFFQDMDKKLGAPGDFAQAYVIAHEVGHHVQRLDGTLEMVQSKRGKIPEPEFNRLMVRLELQADFYAGVWAHHTQRALKFMEPGDLEEALNAASAVGDDRLQKQATGRIVPDSFTHGTSEQRARWFKKGFDTGDVRDGDTFNARNL, encoded by the coding sequence ATGAAATGGCAAGGCAGACGCAAAAGCAGCAATATCGAAGACCGCAGAGGTCAAAGACCTCAGAATTTTGGTGGAGGCGGAGGAGGAATTAACCCGATGATGTTGGGCCCTTTGGTGAAAATTCTGTTTTCCAAAACCGGGTTGGTAATCATTGCGGCTTTTTTTCTCATCACTTGGGTGACAGGTACCAATCCACTTTCACTGCTTGCACAGTTTACCGGTGGCGGACCGATATCCCAATCAGTAAATTATCAACCGAGTGCTGAGGAAGAAGCATTGGCAGAAATGACAGCGGTCGTATTGGCAGACACTGAGGATGTCTGGAATCAGCTTATGGAAGGATATAGAGAACCTACCTTGGTGTTGTTTTCCGGTCAGGTGGAATCTGCCTGTGGGTTTGCTTCTTCCGCATCAGGTCCTTTTTATTGTCCCGGAGATGAAAAGGTATATATAGATTTGAGTTTTTTTCAGGATATGGATAAAAAATTGGGAGCACCGGGGGATTTTGCACAAGCTTATGTAATTGCCCATGAGGTGGGTCATCATGTACAAAGATTGGATGGAACTTTGGAAATGGTACAATCCAAAAGAGGTAAGATTCCGGAACCCGAATTTAACCGATTGATGGTACGATTGGAATTGCAAGCGGATTTCTATGCAGGCGTTTGGGCACATCACACCCAAAGAGCTTTAAAATTTATGGAGCCCGGTGATCTGGAAGAAGCCCTGAATGCAGCTAGTGCAGTAGGAGACGATAGATTACAAAAGCAAGCAACGGGACGTATTGTCCCTGATTCTTTTACCCATGGGACCTCAGAACAAAGGGCGAGATGGTTCAAAAAAGGTTTTGATACAGGCGACGTTAGAGATGGGGATACTTTCAATGCAAGGAATTTGTAA
- a CDS encoding DUF2975 domain-containing protein translates to MEWKKKWVTQPGLMLITIVIWSIFIGLCIQAGAILFTLIYSLFNPIVAQNLYEGLNLSALMEQDIRHYIGLLSLIVAITGLKAYIFYLMIRIFLKINLTHPFSKEVSKLISKIGQVTVEIALFIIFTNAYVKWLSKREFDLPAMGEYMGGAFEYFLMGIIIYAISKVFKRGLEIQSENELTV, encoded by the coding sequence ATGGAATGGAAGAAAAAATGGGTAACCCAACCCGGACTGATGTTGATCACCATTGTGATCTGGTCCATATTTATTGGTCTATGCATACAGGCAGGTGCAATATTATTTACTTTAATCTATAGTCTGTTCAACCCGATTGTTGCGCAGAATCTATATGAAGGGCTTAACCTGTCTGCCTTGATGGAACAGGATATTCGACACTATATCGGGTTGCTTTCGTTGATTGTGGCCATTACCGGATTAAAGGCTTATATATTTTATCTGATGATCAGGATTTTTCTGAAGATTAACCTGACCCATCCTTTCAGTAAGGAGGTTTCCAAATTGATTTCCAAAATCGGACAGGTTACCGTTGAAATCGCCCTATTCATCATCTTTACCAATGCCTATGTCAAATGGCTTTCCAAAAGGGAATTCGACTTACCTGCTATGGGAGAATATATGGGAGGAGCATTTGAGTACTTCTTGATGGGCATAATTATTTATGCTATTTCGAAAGTCTTCAAAAGAGGCCTCGAAATCCAGTCCGAAAACGAATTAACCGTCTAA
- a CDS encoding NAD(P)-dependent oxidoreductase, with translation MKILIIDEMHLSIIPLLENAGYKVDYKPEIGRPEIEAIIKEYVGLIIRSKTPMDKPLLEKAVNLKFIGRAGAGLDKIDLKYLAEREIKLFHAAEGNKDAVGEQAIGMLLSLFNHISRADQEVRKGIWRREENRGVELQGKTFGIIGYGNMGEAIAKKLSGFDVNILAYDKYKTGFGTFHVKEVGFRQLQEESDIISLHIPLTHETRNFLTMEVLEQFSKPFYFINTARGEIISFDTLNAALDRGIILGAVLDVLENEKFSTFTEDQKSAFEKLASRENVVFSPHIAGWTYQSYEKINQVLVEKIKEAGF, from the coding sequence ATGAAAATTCTGATTATAGATGAAATGCATTTGAGTATTATCCCTTTGCTGGAAAATGCAGGATACAAAGTAGATTATAAACCAGAAATAGGTAGGCCGGAAATTGAGGCCATAATCAAGGAGTATGTAGGTTTGATTATCAGGTCAAAAACTCCCATGGATAAACCATTACTGGAAAAAGCTGTAAATCTTAAATTTATAGGAAGGGCCGGTGCGGGTCTGGACAAAATTGACCTGAAGTATTTGGCGGAGAGGGAAATTAAGTTGTTTCATGCCGCAGAAGGTAACAAAGACGCTGTTGGAGAACAGGCAATTGGAATGCTTTTGTCTCTGTTCAACCATATTTCCAGAGCAGATCAGGAAGTAAGAAAAGGGATTTGGAGAAGAGAGGAAAACAGAGGAGTGGAATTGCAAGGGAAGACATTTGGCATTATAGGTTATGGAAATATGGGCGAAGCGATTGCCAAGAAACTCTCCGGATTTGATGTGAATATTCTGGCCTATGACAAATACAAAACCGGCTTTGGAACATTTCATGTAAAGGAGGTTGGCTTCAGGCAATTACAGGAAGAATCGGATATTATAAGCTTGCATATTCCTTTGACCCATGAGACTAGAAACTTCCTGACCATGGAAGTCCTGGAGCAATTTTCAAAGCCATTTTACTTTATCAATACCGCCCGGGGTGAAATTATTTCTTTTGATACCTTGAATGCCGCTTTGGACAGAGGGATTATTCTTGGGGCGGTATTGGATGTGTTGGAAAATGAAAAATTTTCCACGTTTACTGAGGATCAAAAATCTGCTTTTGAAAAATTGGCTTCGAGAGAAAATGTGGTTTTCAGTCCTCATATTGCAGGCTGGACTTATCAGTCCTACGAAAAGATCAATCAGGTGTTGGTGGAGAAGATAAAGGAAGCTGGCTTTTAG
- a CDS encoding S41 family peptidase — protein MKWLTVFFFSCLLTPVFSQNDAVLIRYPAISPDGSFISFSFQGDIWTMPAVGGVPIRLTVHEAYESNPVFSPDGKRIAFSGARFGNNDIYSMPVNGGQPERLTYHSSDDLISTWATSGEILFSTAREFRQVERPLEVYTIAAKGGTESRLMDAVGFDPAQSPNGRFIAFTRGDINPIYREDYRGPSNRDIWLYDSKNKTYSKIVGFETNDILPRWGDDRTLYFLSTESGRNNLYRLTLDNNGNAIGKPEQLTTFKDHSIRYYSISADGKTIVFEREMGIYTMNTATKVVKEVPVSISADLRFDQTNNKTVTNGASDFAVSPNGKLLSLILRGEIYVKEANKDKTLTTNLSNHPFRDMDMVWGSDSVMLFTSDRGDNNFDIYSVKSIDKQESNIFKSLKHQVVRITKTKEDESGLSVSPDGKKLAYLRGRGTLVVSDLSADGKLTNDKILHDGWESPSGLVWSPDSKWLAYSMTDLYFNQEVYIQSADNTSKAVNVSMHPRRDTQPFWSADGSKLGFISARNNLNSDVWFVWLKKEDWEKSTQDWEEFSDDLMDKSPEKKESESKPVIIDFDNIHNRLVQVTSFPGDESNVLISKDGETFYYTGQSSTSNGRDLYSIKWNGKDLKELTKSGFNPGNPIMDKEGKYIYYAGRGGAINRIETKTEKSETLPFAVKQRIDYVAEREQVFEEAWRTLRDGFYDPQFHGKDWEALRTKYKPLCVNASTNEDFREMFNYMLGELNSSHMGLSTPQQAETQNDATGLLGVELQPTKEGMKVIRVIPNSPAAKSAVNLKINDVIVSVDGKPYSEKDNFYGLLNIRANERTLLTVKTADGNNREVVIRPASSLRQLLYEEWVENRKKLVDQYSNGRLGYIHIQAMNNPSFEVFERELQAAGNGKDGLVIDVRYNGGGSTTDLLMAILNYKQHAYTIPRGASEDLERDKLKFRDYYPIGERLIFSAWLKPSIALCNEGSYSNAEIFSHAYKSLGIGKLVGVPTNGSVISTGGRALLDGSFVRLPGRAWFTKATDVNQELGPAVPDIIVENTPDWIAKNTDDQLKRAVEELIKDLNAKK, from the coding sequence ATGAAATGGCTCACAGTATTCTTTTTCAGTTGTTTGTTGACTCCGGTTTTTTCTCAGAATGATGCTGTTTTAATCCGCTACCCTGCAATCAGTCCAGATGGGTCCTTTATCAGTTTCTCCTTTCAAGGTGACATTTGGACGATGCCCGCTGTAGGTGGCGTCCCAATCCGGCTTACCGTCCATGAAGCTTATGAAAGTAACCCGGTTTTCAGCCCTGATGGAAAGCGTATTGCTTTTTCCGGAGCGCGATTTGGAAATAATGATATTTATAGCATGCCTGTAAATGGTGGTCAACCCGAGCGGCTTACCTATCATTCCAGTGATGACTTGATTTCTACATGGGCTACCTCTGGAGAAATCCTTTTCTCGACTGCCAGGGAATTCCGACAAGTGGAGCGGCCACTTGAGGTTTACACTATAGCTGCTAAAGGTGGAACCGAATCAAGACTTATGGATGCAGTAGGCTTTGACCCTGCCCAATCACCAAATGGAAGGTTCATTGCATTTACACGAGGTGACATCAATCCCATTTATCGGGAAGATTATCGAGGTCCATCCAATCGGGATATTTGGTTGTATGATTCAAAAAACAAAACATATTCAAAAATTGTAGGATTCGAAACCAATGATATCCTTCCGAGATGGGGAGATGACCGTACCCTCTATTTCCTGAGTACAGAAAGCGGTCGCAACAATCTTTACAGATTAACCCTTGATAACAATGGGAACGCCATTGGAAAACCTGAACAGTTAACCACTTTCAAAGATCATTCAATTCGATATTATTCTATTTCGGCAGATGGAAAAACCATTGTTTTTGAACGGGAAATGGGTATTTATACCATGAATACGGCTACTAAGGTTGTGAAAGAAGTTCCGGTTTCTATCAGTGCTGATTTGCGCTTTGACCAGACAAACAACAAAACGGTTACCAATGGGGCATCTGACTTTGCTGTCTCTCCCAATGGGAAATTGCTCTCACTGATATTGCGCGGGGAAATCTATGTCAAAGAAGCTAACAAGGATAAAACACTGACTACCAATCTCTCCAATCATCCTTTCAGGGACATGGATATGGTGTGGGGAAGCGATTCAGTTATGCTTTTCACTTCCGACCGGGGGGATAATAACTTTGATATTTATTCGGTTAAATCCATCGATAAGCAGGAGTCCAATATTTTCAAATCCCTGAAACATCAGGTTGTCCGCATCACAAAAACAAAGGAAGATGAATCAGGACTTTCAGTATCCCCTGATGGTAAAAAACTTGCCTACCTTAGGGGCCGGGGCACATTGGTGGTAAGTGACCTGTCTGCAGATGGAAAACTTACCAATGATAAGATTTTACACGATGGATGGGAATCACCTTCAGGCCTGGTGTGGAGCCCTGACAGCAAATGGCTGGCATATTCCATGACTGATTTGTACTTCAACCAAGAAGTTTACATTCAGTCAGCAGATAATACATCCAAAGCTGTAAACGTAAGCATGCATCCTAGACGGGACACCCAACCTTTCTGGAGTGCTGATGGATCGAAACTTGGATTTATCTCAGCACGGAATAATCTTAACAGCGATGTATGGTTTGTCTGGCTGAAAAAAGAAGATTGGGAAAAGTCGACTCAGGACTGGGAGGAGTTCAGTGATGACTTAATGGACAAATCCCCAGAGAAAAAAGAATCAGAATCAAAACCTGTCATCATTGATTTTGATAATATCCATAACCGGCTGGTGCAGGTGACGAGTTTTCCTGGTGACGAATCCAATGTGCTTATCTCGAAAGATGGAGAAACCTTCTATTATACAGGACAAAGCAGCACTTCAAATGGGCGGGATCTTTACAGTATAAAATGGAACGGTAAAGATTTGAAGGAACTTACAAAGAGTGGTTTTAATCCCGGCAATCCAATAATGGATAAAGAAGGAAAGTATATTTATTATGCAGGAAGAGGTGGTGCTATCAACAGAATTGAAACCAAAACTGAAAAATCAGAAACACTTCCCTTTGCTGTCAAGCAACGGATCGATTATGTAGCCGAAAGGGAACAGGTTTTTGAAGAAGCTTGGCGGACACTGCGTGATGGATTTTACGATCCGCAATTTCACGGAAAAGACTGGGAAGCATTGCGTACCAAATATAAACCTCTCTGCGTGAATGCCAGCACCAATGAGGATTTCCGCGAAATGTTCAACTATATGCTGGGTGAGTTGAACTCGAGCCATATGGGACTTTCAACCCCACAGCAAGCCGAAACTCAAAACGATGCAACAGGTTTGTTGGGGGTAGAGCTTCAACCAACAAAAGAGGGGATGAAAGTAATCAGGGTGATTCCAAATTCTCCCGCTGCAAAGTCAGCTGTAAACCTGAAAATTAATGATGTGATCGTTTCCGTCGATGGGAAGCCTTATTCTGAAAAGGATAATTTCTATGGTCTGTTGAATATCCGGGCAAATGAACGCACGCTTTTAACAGTAAAAACTGCTGATGGAAATAACCGCGAAGTGGTGATACGGCCAGCTTCCAGCTTAAGGCAGTTATTATACGAAGAGTGGGTTGAGAACAGAAAGAAACTGGTTGATCAGTATTCAAATGGCAGGTTAGGATATATTCACATTCAAGCTATGAACAACCCAAGTTTTGAGGTGTTCGAGCGGGAATTACAGGCAGCAGGCAATGGAAAAGATGGTTTGGTAATAGATGTCCGCTATAATGGAGGAGGGTCTACCACTGATTTGCTGATGGCGATCTTAAATTACAAGCAGCATGCCTACACGATACCCCGTGGGGCAAGCGAAGACCTTGAGCGGGATAAATTAAAATTCCGTGACTATTATCCTATTGGGGAGCGTCTGATTTTTTCGGCATGGTTAAAACCATCCATAGCTTTGTGCAATGAGGGGAGTTACTCCAATGCGGAAATATTTTCGCATGCTTACAAGTCTTTGGGTATAGGGAAACTGGTTGGTGTACCCACCAATGGATCGGTTATTTCCACCGGTGGACGAGCTTTGCTCGATGGTTCTTTTGTAAGACTTCCCGGACGGGCCTGGTTTACAAAAGCGACAGATGTTAACCAAGAACTTGGTCCTGCTGTACCGGATATTATTGTTGAAAATACTCCTGATTGGATTGCCAAAAATACAGATGATCAGCTGAAACGAGCTGTGGAAGAATTGATCAAAGACCTGAATGCAAAGAAATAA
- a CDS encoding inositol oxygenase family protein, with protein MNSKLSDQEKSPLQNIEHWEDDLLVRYPEPKEKQAKAKDDYRNYHDSERVDTVREFYRLNHTYQTYDFVVKKEKEFLKFEKKEMPFWDAVDYLNTLVDDSDPDTNLDQLQHLLQTSEAIRQDGHPDWFVLTGFIHDLGKVLCLFGEPQWAVVGDTFPVGCKHSESIVYPEYFQANPDSKDERFNTKYGVYERNCGLDNVKMSWGHDEYLYQMMKDYLPEPALYMIRYHSFYAQHRENAYDHLLNEHDREMFKWVDKFNPYDLYSKVPVPPDGKALRPYYEDLVAKYLPGVLRF; from the coding sequence ATGAATTCCAAACTTTCAGACCAGGAAAAGTCTCCCCTACAGAACATCGAACATTGGGAAGATGACCTTTTGGTGAGGTATCCTGAACCAAAAGAAAAACAAGCAAAAGCCAAAGACGACTATAGAAATTACCATGATTCGGAAAGGGTGGATACTGTCCGTGAATTCTATAGACTGAATCATACCTATCAAACCTATGATTTTGTGGTTAAGAAAGAAAAGGAATTTTTGAAGTTTGAGAAAAAAGAAATGCCTTTTTGGGATGCAGTGGATTACCTCAATACGCTTGTGGATGATTCAGATCCGGATACCAATTTGGACCAATTGCAGCATCTCTTGCAGACATCTGAAGCCATCAGGCAAGATGGACATCCCGATTGGTTTGTCTTGACAGGTTTTATCCATGATTTGGGAAAGGTGCTTTGTTTATTTGGAGAACCCCAATGGGCTGTCGTTGGAGATACTTTTCCGGTTGGATGCAAGCATTCCGAAAGCATCGTCTACCCGGAGTATTTTCAAGCCAATCCTGATTCCAAAGATGAACGCTTCAATACCAAATATGGGGTATACGAACGCAACTGTGGTTTGGATAATGTGAAAATGTCCTGGGGGCATGATGAATACCTCTATCAGATGATGAAGGATTACCTTCCGGAACCTGCCCTTTACATGATCAGGTATCATTCTTTTTATGCCCAACACAGAGAAAATGCCTATGATCACTTACTCAATGAGCATGATAGGGAAATGTTCAAATGGGTGGACAAGTTCAATCCTTATGATCTTTATTCCAAAGTTCCCGTTCCACCTGATGGCAAAGCATTGAGACCTTATTATGAGGATTTGGTGGCGAAGTATTTGCCAGGGGTTTTGCGGTTTTAG
- a CDS encoding helix-turn-helix domain-containing protein, which produces MAIIVNLDVMMAKRKMSLNELSEKVDITLSNLSILKTGKAKAIRFSTLEAICKVLDCQPGDILEFVEE; this is translated from the coding sequence ATGGCAATCATTGTAAATTTAGACGTAATGATGGCCAAGCGGAAAATGTCTCTGAATGAACTGTCTGAAAAAGTGGATATCACGCTATCCAACCTGTCCATACTCAAAACAGGAAAAGCCAAAGCCATCCGATTCAGTACATTGGAAGCCATCTGCAAAGTTTTGGATTGTCAGCCGGGGGATATTTTGGAGTTTGTGGAGGAGTGA
- a CDS encoding solute:sodium symporter family transporter, which produces MLTALSFIGFTFFVAFYSWYRLRKDDISSKEGYFLGGRTLTGGVIAGSMILTNISTEHLIGMNGSAYKNGMIIIAWEVTSAIALVIAALYFIPIYLKMGLTTIPQYLESRYDATTKTIVALLLMLSFVVTLLPIVLYTGAINLESIFNVSEVLQVSKSEGIWLTVITIGVIGSIYAIFGGLKAVAISDTVNAIGLMVGGLMVPVFALWDIGNGNIVQGMSKVYETVPDKFNVIGVEDSVMPFSTLFTGLMINQLYFWGMNQTIIQRALGAKNMAEAQKGLLFTGIFKILIPLIIVLPGIIAFYYYGEQYYGDQDFIYPVLVKKVLPLSLVGFFAAVVLGAILSTFNSVLNSAATIFSLDIYKKIIFPKASDRNLVRVGRWSSLVLAVVAILVAPMVANAPDGLYQLMQQLNGIFFIPIASILVAGFFIPKISATGAKVGLITGLSFYLLTTFVMEINLHFIHIWGIEFVLNLMVMFLVSLQFPPITKSSPISKSPVDLKEWKFAKPLSAILCLVTVLIYYWLGR; this is translated from the coding sequence ATGCTTACCGCTCTTTCCTTCATTGGATTTACATTTTTTGTTGCTTTCTATTCTTGGTATAGATTAAGAAAAGACGATATCAGTTCTAAGGAGGGATATTTTTTGGGAGGTAGGACACTGACCGGTGGGGTGATAGCAGGTTCCATGATCCTGACCAATATTTCTACAGAGCATCTGATTGGAATGAACGGGTCTGCTTATAAAAACGGGATGATCATCATTGCCTGGGAAGTTACCTCAGCCATTGCTTTGGTAATCGCTGCCCTATATTTTATCCCGATTTACCTCAAAATGGGATTGACTACAATTCCCCAATATCTGGAAAGCAGGTATGATGCGACGACCAAGACCATTGTAGCCCTGCTGTTGATGTTGTCCTTTGTGGTGACATTGCTTCCCATTGTACTGTACACAGGGGCAATTAACTTGGAAAGTATTTTTAATGTTTCTGAAGTTCTGCAGGTCAGTAAATCAGAGGGTATTTGGCTGACTGTAATCACAATTGGCGTGATTGGGTCCATTTATGCCATTTTTGGAGGCCTAAAGGCAGTAGCGATTTCGGATACGGTTAATGCCATTGGATTAATGGTTGGGGGTTTGATGGTGCCTGTTTTTGCACTGTGGGATATAGGCAATGGTAATATTGTTCAAGGAATGAGCAAAGTTTACGAAACTGTTCCTGATAAATTCAATGTGATCGGTGTGGAGGATTCCGTGATGCCTTTTAGTACTTTATTTACAGGGCTTATGATCAATCAGCTTTATTTTTGGGGTATGAACCAAACTATCATTCAAAGGGCTTTAGGGGCAAAGAATATGGCTGAGGCTCAAAAGGGGTTGTTGTTTACAGGGATTTTCAAAATTCTGATTCCTTTGATCATTGTTTTGCCGGGCATCATTGCTTTCTACTATTATGGTGAGCAGTATTATGGCGATCAGGATTTTATTTATCCTGTATTGGTGAAAAAAGTGCTGCCTTTAAGTTTGGTTGGCTTCTTTGCAGCAGTGGTATTGGGGGCTATTTTAAGTACCTTCAATTCTGTTTTGAATTCAGCGGCCACAATTTTCAGTTTGGATATTTACAAAAAAATCATTTTCCCAAAGGCTTCTGATAGAAATTTGGTCAGGGTAGGAAGATGGAGTTCACTTGTTCTTGCAGTTGTGGCAATTTTGGTAGCACCGATGGTGGCCAACGCACCTGATGGATTGTACCAATTAATGCAGCAACTGAACGGAATTTTCTTTATCCCCATTGCATCAATTTTGGTTGCAGGTTTTTTTATCCCAAAGATTTCCGCCACAGGGGCAAAAGTTGGTTTGATCACAGGTTTGTCTTTTTATTTACTGACAACTTTTGTTATGGAAATAAATCTCCACTTTATCCATATCTGGGGAATCGAGTTTGTGCTGAATTTGATGGTAATGTTTTTGGTCAGTTTGCAGTTTCCACCAATCACAAAATCTTCTCCTATTTCAAAAAGTCCCGTAGATTTAAAAGAGTGGAAATTTGCCAAACCCCTTTCTGCAATACTCTGTTTGGTAACGGTTTTGATTTATTATTGGTTGGGCAGGTGA
- a CDS encoding YgaP family membrane protein encodes MKKNMGNADRIIRTLIAVVAAYLYFSGTVPGTLGIVLVVVAAVFLLTSLVSFCPLYTLVGLNTCPAKKA; translated from the coding sequence ATGAAAAAGAACATGGGAAATGCGGACAGAATTATCCGCACCCTGATAGCTGTTGTAGCGGCTTATCTATATTTTTCAGGTACAGTTCCAGGTACTTTGGGAATTGTACTTGTTGTAGTAGCAGCGGTATTTCTGCTGACCTCGCTGGTAAGCTTTTGCCCCTTATATACCCTTGTTGGCTTAAACACTTGTCCGGCCAAAAAAGCCTAG
- a CDS encoding VOC family protein, with the protein MKLGAFSVSLSVKDLKISKEFYENLGFSVFAGSMESNYLIMKNEDTLIGLFQGMFEGNILTFNPGWDQDAGAVGVFDDVRLIQKHLKDNGIKLETEADEKTSGPASLMLKDPDGNIILIDQHI; encoded by the coding sequence ATCAAATTAGGGGCTTTTTCTGTAAGCCTTAGTGTCAAGGATCTCAAAATTTCCAAGGAATTTTATGAAAATCTAGGATTTTCAGTATTTGCAGGAAGTATGGAGTCCAACTACCTGATCATGAAAAATGAGGATACGCTAATTGGCTTGTTTCAGGGGATGTTTGAAGGCAATATCCTGACCTTTAATCCGGGTTGGGACCAAGATGCAGGTGCCGTCGGCGTTTTTGATGATGTTCGTTTGATTCAAAAACATCTAAAAGATAATGGGATCAAATTGGAAACTGAAGCGGATGAGAAAACCTCAGGTCCGGCAAGTTTGATGTTGAAAGACCCTGATGGGAATATAATTTTGATTGACCAGCATATTTAA
- a CDS encoding cation:proton antiporter, whose translation MEDFTLNILNLFLVLVAAWLGGIASKRMGYPPILGELIIGIILGPTLLGWIKETETIKVLAEIGITLLMVYIGIEIDFADLKKASWAGLLAAIGGFLVPFALGYYTIIYFGGTPISGLFVAIAVGVTSLATKSRILVDLKLLNTRIAYVLMAGALISDTLALVIFAGIVSFADAGSLDLSGLLLVIGKAVLFFVGTILIGNYLLPKLGRRISKFKNQSSTMYFTLILIISFGYAELAELAGMHSILGAFMAGLFIKDNLFPKNIAREVQKSFYDVSIGFMAPIFFVSAGFSVSLNVFQTDLVMLITIVFMAIFGKIFGTMLFYLPSGHGWREGITVGAGMNGRGAVEIIIAGIGLQMGIINQNIFSILVFMAIFTTFTVPFMLKWTTVWLRQRGELVQVDGRKGILILGVNPLSLLMAKYLNKKEPIVHMIDANLEMVELAREKGFDCTHGNALKDVVMEQAKANESTVFLGMTGNPEVNLLAAQVARENFYIYNNHILLTQDEEGAGKSILEAIKASTVFAMKVHPEPWIQKIIKGEYSEKKNTVSKDIKTREWVLKHGKSKVLPFVIREKEGNVRVFHYDDIVRSGETVIFIS comes from the coding sequence ATGGAAGATTTTACACTGAATATTTTAAATCTGTTTTTGGTACTTGTAGCCGCGTGGTTGGGGGGAATAGCATCAAAAAGGATGGGCTATCCACCCATTTTGGGTGAGCTGATCATAGGGATAATTTTAGGTCCAACTTTATTAGGTTGGATCAAAGAGACAGAAACGATCAAAGTTTTGGCTGAAATCGGTATAACCTTATTGATGGTCTATATCGGAATAGAAATTGATTTTGCAGATTTGAAGAAGGCATCCTGGGCGGGATTATTGGCTGCAATCGGTGGTTTTTTAGTACCTTTTGCTCTTGGGTATTATACCATCATTTACTTTGGTGGAACACCCATATCGGGATTATTTGTTGCTATTGCAGTTGGAGTTACCTCTCTGGCCACCAAGAGTAGGATTTTGGTGGATCTTAAGCTGTTGAATACCCGCATTGCTTACGTGTTAATGGCAGGAGCATTGATATCTGATACCTTGGCATTGGTGATTTTTGCAGGAATCGTCAGTTTTGCAGATGCAGGGTCATTGGATCTTTCGGGATTGTTATTGGTCATAGGTAAAGCGGTACTGTTTTTTGTAGGTACCATTTTAATTGGGAATTACCTTTTACCAAAATTGGGTAGAAGAATTTCAAAGTTCAAAAATCAGAGCAGTACCATGTATTTCACGCTGATTCTGATAATTTCCTTTGGATATGCAGAATTGGCTGAACTGGCCGGTATGCACAGTATTTTAGGTGCCTTTATGGCAGGTTTGTTTATCAAGGACAACCTTTTCCCAAAAAATATTGCACGTGAAGTTCAGAAATCTTTTTATGATGTTTCAATAGGCTTCATGGCACCCATATTTTTTGTTTCAGCGGGATTCAGTGTGAGTCTCAATGTTTTCCAAACCGATTTGGTTATGTTGATCACCATTGTTTTTATGGCGATTTTCGGTAAAATATTTGGGACTATGCTTTTTTATCTCCCTAGCGGTCATGGATGGAGAGAAGGAATCACTGTAGGCGCAGGGATGAATGGGAGAGGAGCAGTAGAGATCATTATTGCAGGAATAGGATTGCAGATGGGAATAATCAATCAGAATATTTTCTCTATTTTGGTCTTTATGGCCATCTTCACCACTTTCACAGTTCCCTTTATGCTAAAATGGACAACTGTATGGCTGAGACAAAGGGGTGAATTGGTTCAAGTAGATGGCAGAAAAGGAATTTTGATTTTGGGAGTTAATCCTCTCAGCTTATTGATGGCCAAGTACCTGAACAAAAAGGAACCGATAGTCCACATGATAGATGCAAACCTTGAGATGGTGGAGTTGGCCCGTGAAAAAGGTTTTGATTGTACTCACGGCAATGCATTAAAGGATGTAGTGATGGAACAGGCGAAGGCTAATGAAAGTACCGTTTTTTTAGGGATGACTGGGAACCCGGAAGTTAACCTGCTTGCAGCCCAAGTAGCAAGGGAGAACTTTTATATTTATAATAATCATATTTTATTGACTCAGGATGAAGAGGGAGCAGGCAAATCAATATTGGAGGCTATAAAAGCGTCAACTGTGTTTGCCATGAAAGTACATCCCGAACCATGGATCCAGAAAATCATCAAAGGAGAATATTCAGAAAAGAAGAATACGGTTTCCAAAGATATCAAAACAAGAGAATGGGTCTTAAAGCATGGAAAAAGCAAAGTGTTGCCTTTTGTCATTCGTGAAAAAGAAGGGAATGTTAGGGTTTTCCATTATGATGACATTGTCCGTTCTGGCGAAACTGTAATATTTATAAGCTGA